The following coding sequences lie in one Alicyclobacillus curvatus genomic window:
- a CDS encoding APC family permease, producing MLREVLLWIHPVLISLAIVAVFFSLFNFGAVKRILIGHPMRTRELQQSHTKLIWLIALPILAADLYSSVAYGPEAGITELAHLGADAKWLILPITLATVILLTILIISYIMGVMAYPNGGGAYAIGKDNFKIPVISLIAASALLVDYVLTVAVSVSSGIQTMASSYPILASHEVLLSLLCVFIILLVNLRGVSESARIFAFPTLIFMGLMLFFIGRGFINEFHHGFVQPSTPSFGTIPRGLTAMLLLKAFSSASSSVTGLETISNAVPIFREGKSGAIKAYMALGTITGVTLLGFAYHLYVKGISVNPSNTMFSQLAGAYFGHGILYQILIIFMFVVLILAANSTFTGFPQLSALIAKDGFLPRSLAFRGDKLGYSNGMIVLAALSSLLIELFHAQTNALIPLYAIGVFVAFTVAQAGLTIHWFKVRGRLWKAKATVNAFGAVVTALVAVIFAVTKFTGGAWIVLIVLPILVFGAWKIRKHYNEVADELRIDLNTVHPAQHRVVSLVLISGIHRVVVDTISFALSTTQDVIALYIGFDDASIEKMEQKWEQWGSPCRLVTVKSEYRSLLYPLSKFIRRLENYEGGKPDHIQLLIGQFIPKKWWHYGLHAQTSLLLRAWILRHKDVVVTTVPHHLRH from the coding sequence CACACTAAGTTAATTTGGCTGATTGCCTTGCCCATCCTCGCGGCAGATTTATACTCATCAGTCGCTTATGGTCCCGAAGCGGGAATTACCGAGTTGGCGCACTTAGGAGCCGATGCGAAGTGGCTCATCCTTCCCATTACTCTGGCGACCGTGATCCTACTTACGATTTTGATCATCTCCTATATCATGGGGGTGATGGCATACCCAAATGGTGGCGGCGCCTATGCGATAGGTAAGGACAACTTCAAAATTCCTGTGATCTCTCTCATTGCTGCAAGTGCCCTGCTGGTCGATTATGTCCTTACCGTTGCGGTGTCGGTTTCATCGGGAATTCAGACGATGGCTTCATCGTATCCCATACTTGCGTCTCACGAAGTTTTGTTGTCCCTTTTATGTGTGTTCATTATCTTGTTGGTTAACCTGCGCGGCGTGTCGGAATCTGCAAGAATCTTTGCATTTCCAACACTGATCTTTATGGGGTTAATGCTCTTTTTCATTGGTCGAGGATTTATAAATGAGTTTCATCACGGATTTGTCCAGCCTTCAACCCCGTCTTTTGGAACGATACCCCGAGGGCTTACGGCAATGTTGTTGCTCAAGGCCTTTAGTTCAGCCAGTTCCTCCGTGACAGGGCTTGAAACCATCTCGAATGCTGTCCCTATCTTCCGTGAGGGCAAATCAGGGGCAATCAAAGCCTATATGGCATTGGGGACGATTACGGGGGTGACGTTACTGGGGTTTGCGTATCACCTGTATGTGAAGGGGATCTCCGTGAATCCGAGCAATACCATGTTTTCACAACTGGCGGGAGCCTATTTTGGACATGGAATCTTGTATCAAATCCTCATTATCTTCATGTTTGTTGTCTTGATTTTAGCCGCGAATTCAACATTCACTGGCTTTCCACAACTTTCCGCACTCATTGCCAAAGACGGGTTTTTACCAAGGTCGTTGGCGTTCCGTGGTGACAAATTAGGCTATTCCAACGGGATGATTGTACTTGCCGCACTGTCTTCGCTACTGATTGAACTGTTTCACGCTCAAACGAATGCGTTGATTCCACTCTATGCGATTGGTGTATTTGTCGCGTTCACCGTTGCGCAAGCTGGGTTGACCATCCACTGGTTCAAGGTGAGGGGGAGGCTTTGGAAAGCGAAGGCGACCGTCAATGCATTTGGTGCTGTCGTTACAGCACTCGTTGCCGTGATTTTTGCAGTGACAAAATTTACGGGTGGGGCTTGGATTGTTCTCATCGTTTTACCGATATTGGTTTTTGGTGCTTGGAAAATCAGAAAGCACTACAACGAAGTGGCAGATGAACTGCGCATCGATCTCAATACTGTTCATCCAGCCCAACATCGTGTCGTCTCCCTCGTGTTGATTTCTGGGATTCATCGTGTTGTGGTTGATACGATTTCCTTTGCACTCAGCACAACGCAGGACGTAATCGCTTTGTATATTGGTTTTGATGATGCGTCCATCGAAAAAATGGAGCAAAAGTGGGAACAGTGGGGATCGCCCTGTAGATTGGTGACGGTCAAGAGTGAATACCGTTCCCTGCTTTATCCATTATCCAAATTCATTCGAAGACTCGAAAACTATGAGGGTGGTAAGCCTGATCACATTCAACTGCTCATCGGACAGTTTATCCCTAAAAAGTGGTGGCATTATGGACTGCATGCCCAGACCTCGTTACTACTGCGGGCTTGGATACTCAGACACAAGGATGTGGTTGTCACCACCGTACCACATCATTTACGGCATTAG